From Thermoplasmata archaeon, one genomic window encodes:
- a CDS encoding SDR family NAD(P)-dependent oxidoreductase, whose protein sequence is MARRAPPRTGSGPPLRGRVALVTGGSRRMGKAIALALAGQGADVAITYRVRRRDAEAVVESIRAMGHQSTAVPADLTRPADCRGSVAAAARSLGRLDILVNNVGEWLVKPVEATDLRDWRRVLDSNLTATFLCSQAAVPFMRRNGWGRIINLGAAGAYRAHGTAKMASFYAAKAGIVAFSKSLAREVGRDGITVNVVAPGVIKDPELALSAARRRKDPDTAVRRAGTGADVAAAVLFLVSDAAEFITGDVLGVTGGWLL, encoded by the coding sequence ATGGCGCGCCGCGCTCCTCCTCGCACTGGTAGCGGCCCGCCCCTTCGGGGCCGAGTCGCTCTCGTAACCGGCGGATCGCGCCGCATGGGGAAGGCGATCGCCCTCGCGCTGGCCGGTCAAGGCGCCGACGTGGCCATCACGTACCGGGTCCGTCGCCGCGACGCCGAGGCCGTCGTCGAGTCCATCCGAGCCATGGGCCACCAGTCCACCGCGGTCCCCGCGGATTTGACGCGACCCGCGGACTGCCGCGGGTCCGTGGCGGCCGCCGCGCGAAGCCTGGGCCGGCTCGACATCCTCGTGAACAACGTGGGGGAGTGGCTCGTGAAGCCCGTCGAGGCCACCGATCTCCGGGACTGGCGGCGCGTGCTCGACTCGAACCTCACGGCGACGTTCTTGTGCTCCCAGGCCGCGGTCCCGTTTATGCGCCGGAACGGATGGGGCCGGATTATCAACCTGGGCGCGGCCGGAGCGTACCGGGCGCACGGGACGGCCAAGATGGCGTCGTTCTACGCGGCGAAGGCAGGGATCGTCGCATTCTCGAAGTCCCTCGCCCGGGAGGTCGGACGAGATGGGATCACGGTGAACGTGGTGGCCCCGGGCGTGATCAAGGACCCAGAGCTCGCTCTGTCCGCCGCGCGACGGCGGAAGGACCCGGACACGGCGGTTCGCCGGGCGGGCACGGGTGCCGACGTGGCGGCCGCGGTGCTCTTCCTGGTCTCGGATGCGGCGGAGTTCATCACGGGGGACGTCCTCGGCGTGACGGGCGGATGGCTGCTCTAG